The Arachis hypogaea cultivar Tifrunner chromosome 16, arahy.Tifrunner.gnm2.J5K5, whole genome shotgun sequence genome contains a region encoding:
- the LOC112755189 gene encoding uncharacterized protein isoform X2, which produces MDEGYYNSKKTDDIGFCDQGSHGALSISRLKCMSLGLDFKVVIFLFLVLPLSILGVYLHGQKISYFFRPLWDSPPRPFHEIPHYYNDDVSMESLCKLHGWGIRESPRRVFDAVLFSNEIDMLTIRWNEMYPYITQFVLLESNSTFTGLMKPLVFARNRSKFKFVEPRLTYGVIGGRFKKRENPFVEEAYQRVALDQLLRIAGIEDDDLLIMSDVDEIPSAHTINLLRWCDDIPSVLHLQLRNYLYSYEFFVDNKSWRASIHRYVPGKTRYAHYRQGELLLSDAGWHCSFCFRHISQFIFKMKAYSHTDRVRFSRYLSPERIQDIICRGADLFDMLPEEYTFREIIGKMGPIPHSYSAVHLPAYLLNNADKYKYLLPGNCIREFG; this is translated from the exons ATGGATGAAGGGTATTATAATTCGAAGAAAACTGATGACATAGGTTTTTGTGACCAG GGATCTCATGGTGCATTAAGCATATCAAGGTTAAAGTGCATGTCGCTAGGATTGGACTTTAAGGTTGTGATTTTTCTATTTCTGGTTCTTCCATTGAGCATCTTAGGTGTGTACTTGCACGGTCAAAAAATTTCATACTTTTTCAGACCGCTCTGGGATTCTCCTCCAAGGCCATTCCACGAAATCCCTCACTATTACAACGATGATGTGTCGATGGAGTCTCTGTGCAAGCTTCACGGATGGGGGATTCGCGAATCCCCAAGGCGAGTTTTCGACGCAGTGTTGTTTAGCAATGAAATCGACATGCTTACCATTCGATGGAACGAAATGTATCCCTATATCACACAGTTTGTACTCCTTGAATCGAACTCAACATTTACAGGGCTAATGAAGCCTCTGGTTTTTGCTCGAAATAGGAGCAAGTTCAAGTTTGTTGAGCCTCGGCTGACATATGGAGTAATTGGAGGAAGATTCAAGAAAAGAGAAAATCCCTTCGTGGAAGAGGCGTATCAAAGAGTTGCGCTCGATCAGCTTCTAAGGATAGCTGGCATTGAAGATGATGATCTCTTAATCATGTCAGATGTTGATGAGATTCCCAGCGCTCACACAATTAATCTCTTGAGGTGGTGCGACGATATTCCTTCAGTTCTTCATCTTCAGTTAAGGAACTACCTCTATTCTTATGAGTTCTTTGTGGACAACAAGAGTTGGAGAGCTTCCATTCATAGGTATGTGCCTGGAAAGACCAGGTATGCACACTATAGACAGGGTGAGTTGTTGTTGTCGGATGCAGGCTGGCATTGCAGCTTCTGTTTTCGACATATCAGCCAATTCATATTCAAGATGAAGGCTTACAGCCATACTGACCGGGTGCGCTTTTCTCGTTACTTGAGCCCTGAAAGGATTCAAGATATTATATGCAGAGGCGCTGACTTGTTCGACATGCTTCCGGAAGAGTACACATTCAGGGAGATCATCGGGAAGATGGGGCCGATCCCTCATTCCTACTCGGCCGTTCATCTTCCCGCGTATTTGTTGAACAATGCAGATAAGTACAAGTACTTGTTGCCTGGTAACTGCATAAGAGAATTTGGCTAA
- the LOC112755189 gene encoding uncharacterized protein isoform X1: protein MDEGYYNSKKTDDIGFCDQQGSHGALSISRLKCMSLGLDFKVVIFLFLVLPLSILGVYLHGQKISYFFRPLWDSPPRPFHEIPHYYNDDVSMESLCKLHGWGIRESPRRVFDAVLFSNEIDMLTIRWNEMYPYITQFVLLESNSTFTGLMKPLVFARNRSKFKFVEPRLTYGVIGGRFKKRENPFVEEAYQRVALDQLLRIAGIEDDDLLIMSDVDEIPSAHTINLLRWCDDIPSVLHLQLRNYLYSYEFFVDNKSWRASIHRYVPGKTRYAHYRQGELLLSDAGWHCSFCFRHISQFIFKMKAYSHTDRVRFSRYLSPERIQDIICRGADLFDMLPEEYTFREIIGKMGPIPHSYSAVHLPAYLLNNADKYKYLLPGNCIREFG from the exons ATGGATGAAGGGTATTATAATTCGAAGAAAACTGATGACATAGGTTTTTGTGACCAG CAGGGATCTCATGGTGCATTAAGCATATCAAGGTTAAAGTGCATGTCGCTAGGATTGGACTTTAAGGTTGTGATTTTTCTATTTCTGGTTCTTCCATTGAGCATCTTAGGTGTGTACTTGCACGGTCAAAAAATTTCATACTTTTTCAGACCGCTCTGGGATTCTCCTCCAAGGCCATTCCACGAAATCCCTCACTATTACAACGATGATGTGTCGATGGAGTCTCTGTGCAAGCTTCACGGATGGGGGATTCGCGAATCCCCAAGGCGAGTTTTCGACGCAGTGTTGTTTAGCAATGAAATCGACATGCTTACCATTCGATGGAACGAAATGTATCCCTATATCACACAGTTTGTACTCCTTGAATCGAACTCAACATTTACAGGGCTAATGAAGCCTCTGGTTTTTGCTCGAAATAGGAGCAAGTTCAAGTTTGTTGAGCCTCGGCTGACATATGGAGTAATTGGAGGAAGATTCAAGAAAAGAGAAAATCCCTTCGTGGAAGAGGCGTATCAAAGAGTTGCGCTCGATCAGCTTCTAAGGATAGCTGGCATTGAAGATGATGATCTCTTAATCATGTCAGATGTTGATGAGATTCCCAGCGCTCACACAATTAATCTCTTGAGGTGGTGCGACGATATTCCTTCAGTTCTTCATCTTCAGTTAAGGAACTACCTCTATTCTTATGAGTTCTTTGTGGACAACAAGAGTTGGAGAGCTTCCATTCATAGGTATGTGCCTGGAAAGACCAGGTATGCACACTATAGACAGGGTGAGTTGTTGTTGTCGGATGCAGGCTGGCATTGCAGCTTCTGTTTTCGACATATCAGCCAATTCATATTCAAGATGAAGGCTTACAGCCATACTGACCGGGTGCGCTTTTCTCGTTACTTGAGCCCTGAAAGGATTCAAGATATTATATGCAGAGGCGCTGACTTGTTCGACATGCTTCCGGAAGAGTACACATTCAGGGAGATCATCGGGAAGATGGGGCCGATCCCTCATTCCTACTCGGCCGTTCATCTTCCCGCGTATTTGTTGAACAATGCAGATAAGTACAAGTACTTGTTGCCTGGTAACTGCATAAGAGAATTTGGCTAA